The genomic region TCAGAATTTGGACTTTTTTCAAAATCAACTTCCGAAGTCGCAACTTTTACCGATCGCGTTGGACGAAGAGAATCACTTTATCCCCTGGACTCAAAAGAACTTGATGGAGAAAGTTTTGCTGGAGACAGCGCGTCCATGACACGCGTTCCGCCGGGAAAGAATTTTTTGAATTGAGTGCAGTAAAGAATTTTCGAAATATTCAATAGCATACATTTGATTGAACATTTCGATTTTTATAAAAAACATCATTGAGCTTTTCCAAACAACCCGTCCGATTTCCTGCATCAATCATTGTTAGAATTGGAATCGGACCAAGCCTTAGATCTAAGAGTTCCTTTTGACCTAAGGCTTGCAGAATTTTCATTTTTAAATTTATTTCAAGCGAAACAAAAAACTCAACTCCAAAGAGAAACCAAATCCAGAACTTCGTTTTCCTTCAAAGATCGAATTTTTTCTTCCACATCCCATTTTTTCGCGTATAGAACTTGGCCTACTCGGAAAAGATCCAATTCGATCCGTTCCGCCAGGTCGGCTAAATCTTCCGAACTCAATATATGAAACGTGTTGTTCGCATCCCTCCAATCCGGGAGACCTTCGATTTTGTCTTTAGAATAAAGAGTTAATGTTTTCTGAATATTCTCAAGATATTGTTTTCCAGAATCCCAAACCGCTCCCGAGAAATCCACCGTTCCTCTATAATATTCCAACTTAGAACGAAAGATTTGCTTATTCTGCAAAAGCAAAGATTCTTTCTTTAAATTCTCGTCCACAATCCAAGCTGAACCGGTATATTTTTGATACGCTAGACGATTTCCGCTTTGATCCTTTAGTGGTTCAACATATGTTTCCGTTTCAAGATCGATTTCATCTTCCCAACTTTGTAAAAGTCTTTCAGCACCGGTAATCTTGTGATAGACCTTCCGATTTTCGAAATCCTTCGCGATCCCATTCTCTAAGTTCGCTTTAAATTGTTCTCCGATTTTCGGATTGTAATGAACCGCATAGGCGATCTGATGCACGTTTGCATCGAACTGAGACCAAGCGGACGTACCTTCCAATTGGTTCGGATCCGTGTTGATCCAAACCACCGATTTCGATTCTTTATCGATGATATAATTCATTATGCTACCCTCACTTTATATCTTACTGCAATGTAGGCGGGAGTTGTTTCGTCGCCGGTTCGGGGCGCTCCGTTAATTCCATCCGAAGCGGGATTTCCTAATGCGGTTGACACCCCGAAAGTGTTTCCATCCATCATGGCTGTTCCAGGAGTCATTCTTAAATATGATCCCAAAGTTCCATGAATATGCCCTTGACCTTGATCCTGCCCTTCGAATCCAATCGCACCAGCATTGTAATTGCCGTTAACAGCTTTTGCCCTCGTCCCATGCACACCGGCCCCTCTCGTAAAAACCCCTCTACGATCGGGAACATTATAGGTCGTCGAACCGTCCCCGAAACCATATTCAACATTTGTAATCATATCACCCGTTTGTGAAGAAGTGAGATCGATGATCGAACCGGAAGAAGTCGCAGAAATCTGGAAGTCATTTGCGGTTGGGTTCCGAACATAGTATTTTGTAAGAGCCGTAATTCCACCTCCCGTAAAGGAAAACTTTACAAGCTGACCTTCGATACATCCGTGGTTCGTCGAATTGATTCGATCCGTAGCAGGAACGATTCCGGTAACGGCTTTACGAACGAGATCCCAAAGTGCAGAATACGTAGTTCTTGAAATCGCTTGAGCATTCGCATCTTTGAAGTTGGAAGAAGGAGCAATGTTCAAGTTATCCTCTACAATACTTCCGATCGGTATCAGAAAGTTTAAAAGATTATTATCAGTAGCATCGATGCGGTCTTTCAAATACTGGAGACTTTCATATTGACGATCAAATTCATCGTCCATCATATCTCCGTCTGCGGGTGTATTCTTCGTCCATGTTCTCGTTTTCGTTGCGTTAAATACTGCCACTTTAATACCTCCTCATCCGTTTTCGTGCAGAGACCATTTTGATTATGCCACTCTTACTTTGTATTTTACCGCAATATATGCCGGAGTCGTTTCAGTTCCAAGACGAACGGCTCCTCCCGCCGGATCATTTTTAGGCGTAAGATCTTCATAACCTCCAAGCCAAATTGCATTATAGCCATAGGTTCCGGAATTAAAGGAATCATTCAAAATTTGCTTGGTAGATATCAAAAATCTTTGAAACTGGTCCTGTCCCTCGAATCCGGTTGCACCACCATCATAATTTCCGCCCAATGCTTTCGCCCTATTTCCGTGTTGACCAGCCCCTCTTGCAAAAATACCTCTTCGATCGGGAACATTATATGTCGTTGAACCATCTCCAAAACCATATTCCACATTTGTAATCATATCCCCCGTCTGCGAAGCGGTAAGATCCACGATAGTTCCGCTAGCGGTGGTAGAAATTTGAAAATCGTTTGTGGTCGGATTACGGACGTAATATTTTGTAAGCGCCGTAACTCCACCACCCGTAAAAGCAAACTTGACCAACTGACCTTCGACACAACCGTGCGCCGTGACGTTAACTCGATCCGTCGCCGGCGTCATGCTCGTGATCGTTTTATGAATCAAATTCCAAAGCGCTGAAAAACTCGTACGCGAAATTGCTTGCGCATTTGCTTCTTTAAACAAAGCGGAAGAACATTGATCCAAATTATCCTCTACGATTCCGCCCAGAGGAATCCGAGCCGTTGTAAGATTCGAATCGGTTTGATCGATTCTATCTTTTAAATATTGATCGTTCGAATAGAGACGATCGACTTCGTCATCGATCAAATCCCCATCGGCGGGAGTAGTCCTACTCCAGGTAATGGTTTTTGACGGATTGAATATTGCCATATTGACTCCTTTAATTTTTATATAATATTCTAAATTTCATATGTATTTACGAATCAACTCGAAGATCTGATGCATTCTTACGTCAGTCACGTTAACAGAAAAGGATAAACATACAAAAAGAACAAGTCCTGCATATAACTCAGACCTTATACAAACTCTTCGTGAATCGCAAAGTCATAAACGATCAAATTGTCCTTAGGCTTAGAAGGAAATGTTTTCAAAAAGACCAAGTTCCCATCTCGATCAAATAACCCGAGTTCGTTGATTCCCGCTCCGATAGCCTCTGCTTGTTTGATCGACGTTTTAAAAACTCTCGAACCATCCGAATTGTTTTGAATTTCAATCGACTTTCTCAAAACTTCGTTTTGCAATCCGATATCGTCTGCTTGAGGAATTCTCGGCGTTCCAGCGCTCAAACCGCCGATCCCGAACGCAATCTGGCTCGGTAAAATTTTTACGTTTGGAATCGAAAGCATTGTGACACCGTTCATTGTCCATGTTTGGTCTAACGCAGATGAGCGCCGAGCCGAGTTGTAAAGTCTTCCGCCTAACGTGGACATTTCAAATCGATACCGAATGATCGCTTTCACTCCACCCGCTCGAATTTGCGCCATCGCTTTGTTAAACTCCGGGGCGACCACAACCGAATCGACCGAACCGGAAAAAATGACTTCGATCGTTGCAGGACGTTTCGTGCTTCCGGAGAGAGGATATTCTCCGTTTAAAGTAAGCATTGCGTCCAAGAGCATCGGCTCACCGCCGTAGCAAAGTTCTTTGATTTCATATAACGTTCCCGTTCCCGCGAGGATTTGCGAGCCGATCTCGTTCATGGAATGAATATCGCCTTTCGACTTTCTTTTTTGTCTTGCGATCGAAAGAAAAACCCTATAACGAAAATCATCCATCCCGTCTCTGGGTTGTTTTAGATTTTTACCGATCAGATCCAGAATGGCACCGCTCTGAGTTCTGAAGTCGGTCACTCCCTTGGAGGATTCGAGCACGTTACGCGCTTCGTTTAACAATTCAAGATCGGCTTTCCATTTTTTTCCGATTTGAGAATCTTCCTCTCTCGTAAAAAGGGAAGAAGGATACTTTTGAAGAACTTCATTCAATTCGGTCATATGAGGTTCACCTGAATATTCGCCGTGATCAGCTTCGCTCTTTGACGACTGTTGATCGAAAGTTCGTCCAAAGTCGCGGGAGAAGATAAACCGACCTTTGCAGTC from Leptospira kmetyi serovar Malaysia str. Bejo-Iso9 harbors:
- a CDS encoding DUF4376 domain-containing protein; the encoded protein is MNYIIDKESKSVVWINTDPNQLEGTSAWSQFDANVHQIAYAVHYNPKIGEQFKANLENGIAKDFENRKVYHKITGAERLLQSWEDEIDLETETYVEPLKDQSGNRLAYQKYTGSAWIVDENLKKESLLLQNKQIFRSKLEYYRGTVDFSGAVWDSGKQYLENIQKTLTLYSKDKIEGLPDWRDANNTFHILSSEDLADLAERIELDLFRVGQVLYAKKWDVEEKIRSLKENEVLDLVSLWS